The Drosophila mauritiana strain mau12 chromosome 2R, ASM438214v1, whole genome shotgun sequence genome has a segment encoding these proteins:
- the LOC117137707 gene encoding LOW QUALITY PROTEIN: uncharacterized protein LOC117137707 (The sequence of the model RefSeq protein was modified relative to this genomic sequence to represent the inferred CDS: deleted 2 bases in 1 codon), translated as MIVVLIMIFNGVGGHGKCPPGKQWTPMAKKCIKYYFGLYINNYKKGESRLLKIMTTNFEVIPDKTHRNIKIE; from the exons ATGATTGTGGTATTGATTATGATTTTCAATGGCGTTGGTGGGCACGGAAAATGCCCACCGGGCAAGCAGTGGACCCCAATGGCTAAAAAGTGTATAAAATATTACTTTGGCTTATA CATTAATAACTAT AAAAAAGGTGAGTCGAGGCTATTAAAAATAATGACAACTAATTTTGAGGTTATTCCAGACAAAACACACAGAAATATAAAGATAGAATAA